The Silurus meridionalis isolate SWU-2019-XX chromosome 25, ASM1480568v1, whole genome shotgun sequence genomic interval AGAAGCATTCAAAATAAGGTGATGTGTAATTGGATTTAAATATGTTAAGAAGGTCTTGAATGgggatgaaaaataaatacgCCAGTGAATTGTTTGGAAATGTGTGTtccatctctttttctcctttggTTTGTTGGTCTGTATGAGGTAGATGTGTCGAAAGTAGTAGTAGGGTTCAAAATCCCAGGCAAGCTGCTGCTCCTGGGGCCGATGAGTAGAGCCCTTACTCCTCGATTCCTAATTCGCTCTCTGTATTAATGATGTCAAATGCAGAcggataaatgtaaatgtaaaaggaaaTGTACATGTCGTTTGTGCATTACAATGTATGTGAAAGTAATTGACATTCATTATACAAGGAgttatacacataataataataataaaatgcattctAATAATATTTACCAAAATCAAGaaaattaatttccattttgctgtgtatatatatatctctctcttctctctgtaGTTTATCAAACTCGACACACATTCTCACTTTGTTCCTGCTGTTTCGTTTGTCCTCAATCTTCATCTTCATTCCAAAGCATCCTCATGCTTCTCTCTGCTGTAATTcaaatgaaaatcaaaatgaaatgtttttgttcacAGACACCATGTTGAGAAAGTGTTCTACTCCACCACTCGTCCTCTCGGTCACGCTACTCTTCTCCTTCGTGtcagcatcatcatcagtaCGCAACACCACCCAGAGAACAGGCTCTCCCAAACCTCGTTTAGTCGGCCAAGGTGATGACTACAATAATTTCTATGATGATCCTTTTACCACGAAAAAGCCCCAAAAGTCCGCAGGGTCTCCACCTCCGCTCTGCGATATCTGCAAGGAACAGCCGGAATCGTGTCAGAAGCTCGCCCAAACATTGTTCTGCTCCTGCCCTGGGATCAGCGGCCCCTTCCAACGCCCGGACCCTCCTACTGTCCACAGTTTGTCTGTTGAAAGTAATGGAGTGGTGGTGTTCCGGTGGTGCGCACCCGCCTCTACGGTCTTGTACTACCAGGTGTATGTGGGGGGTAAAAAAACTGGACACGAGTTGGCGGAGAACCGGAGGATGATGAAGCTGGGGGATGTAGCTCCAGgcactgaggtgtgtgtggaggcGGTGAACAAGGTGGGTTCCAGTGTCCCCGGGAAACACTCGTGCACAGTGTTTGAACCCAGCAACTCTGAGACCAGACTCATCACCAAGCTGGCACTGATCGGAGCGGCGgtggtgctggtgctggtgATCGCATTGGTGCTGTTGCTCTGGTGGTGCAAAAGACACCGTAATGCTCGAGCACAGACAGCAAACCGAGGAACCGCGATGGTGCTCTGAGGAGAAATAACCCAGAAGGAGGCTTATAACTGCAGCTTGAAGGAAACTGtagagtttttttaataatggtatGGAATTTTGTTATATGTACAAAAGCACTTTATTAACTTTAGTattatttgtgtattatttttagataatattttttgtagattataatttgtctctcttttttttttacatatatatttttattattttctctaGATTTAGTATTTTGCAggttttaatgtattaaaagattatttttgTGTAAGAGGAAAGTCATTAATGAagattttatagattttatattttattttaaatataattaaattatattgtcATACTTttacatctttctttttttacaatgaCTTTCAAAGGCTAGATGTGGTGAAGAAGATAAATCATGCCTGAACTTTTTTTGACCTCAATGTAAAAATACaacatgtaaaaatgtttttacaatatttttaagtGGTTAACTAATGTAACAAAAtcgagtcaagtttatttctatagcgcttttcacaacagacgttgtctcaaagctgAGATGTTATGTAGATgttaagaaaccttgagaggaaccagacttaaaagggaacccatcctcatttaggtaacattaagagtgtgattatagtctttaaaacaatacagaacactggagagtgagaactaacatgagcacctgaatgtaaaattatgagtaatgtcctttctacagtcttatacattCACTtaaggttatggaaccaggagctactgagtaactcataaaatagctcaatattcaagaatgtccatttattacaattcCATCTTCCAAACATATGTAGCAAAATGTGAAACACgatggtggcagcatcacgCATTAGGGCTTTACGTCCAGACCTAATGCTTTTATCATGGTGGCTTtgaagatgatttttttttaatttcattgtaAAGCCTTCAGATGTCTGCCAATGAGGCTGGACATGAAAAGGAATATCACCTTTCAGCACGTCCATGATCCAAAGCGTACATCGAAGGAAACGGCTTCACCGAATGAAGATCGATTTTCTGGATAAGCCAGATTCCTTTTTAAACCTGAAACAACTCAAAATCTGGGCACATGAAGCACTCTTGTACTGCAGTTTGAAGACTCTGGAATGTTTCTGCATGAAAGAGAGGGAACATTTGGCTTAATAAAATCACAAGTTGTTTCAAGAAGGCATTAGTTCATGAGTGTGCCTGTTTATACAATTAACCACGTTATGCAAATatactgtgtatttttttttttctttatgcatCAAGGCTTAAAGATTTCTGATACGATTTATCTTCGGCTCTTTCTATTAAGTCACAACAACCTGCCATTTTTTTATTGGCTGGAATGTGATCCATCAGATTTGATGCAATTTCGATcatctgatttgtttttttgtttgtttgatttttttaatatctttaatgtttttttaattcacaaatGTCCTTATTAGCATGATGTCCAACTAGGGACTAGGTTACAGGGATCAGGTTACAGGGACTGTTTGGAGGTGGAGCTAAGCAGCTTGTGGTGTCTTGAAAAACAAATCTAATATTGCCTGATAATTTAGATATTATGAATCAatgatcacatttttttatgtatatttgcaCCACAGCACTGTTGAAAAGTCCGTTCTGAATGGTCATTAGAATGCAGAAGCTGATTTATCACaaatagaaggagtctccagtgtcagctgtAACTTGAAGTTGTCTCTTTGTGGTTTCCCAGTAACATGATATACtgcatttctttaattttttagagagaaagaataaaaccGAATCAGTTGAGAGGAAGCCTGACCTGTGAAATTTGactataaatacattaaatgttgTGAGTTGCTTGAATATGAAGCACAAAATATAAAGCGTTTTTTGTATCACATCATAAGCCTGAATGTTTCTCTTTAAATTCTTGGACTGGGTTTGGGttaaaatgagacaaaacaTTTCTCTTCCCTCAATTTATTTGTCTGTAAT includes:
- the LOC124379267 gene encoding leucine-rich repeat neuronal protein 4 codes for the protein MLRKCSTPPLVLSVTLLFSFVSASSSVRNTTQRTGSPKPRLVGQGDDYNNFYDDPFTTKKPQKSAGSPPPLCDICKEQPESCQKLAQTLFCSCPGISGPFQRPDPPTVHSLSVESNGVVVFRWCAPASTVLYYQVYVGGKKTGHELAENRRMMKLGDVAPGTEVCVEAVNKVGSSVPGKHSCTVFEPSNSETRLITKLALIGAAVVLVLVIALVLLLWWCKRHRNARAQTANRGTAMVL